A part of Candidatus Dadabacteria bacterium genomic DNA contains:
- a CDS encoding glutathione S-transferase produces MIDLYTAATPNGKKVSIMLEELGAAYKVHALNLSEFEHKEPWFLEINPNGKVPAIVDNDNGTAVFESGAILIYLADKFGSFLPPLGDSSRTTCIQWLMFQMSAVGPMQGQLNVFLKYAPEKIPYAIKRYTEETKRLYSILDERLSEVEYLAEEYSVADIATWPWINAYDWAELDLGAFPNLIRWHAEVGERPAVIRGNGIPPSPKEEETEEERIKRIQKLLS; encoded by the coding sequence ATGATCGATCTCTACACGGCGGCCACGCCGAACGGCAAGAAGGTTTCAATAATGCTCGAAGAACTGGGAGCCGCCTACAAGGTTCACGCGCTTAACCTCTCTGAGTTTGAACACAAGGAGCCGTGGTTTCTCGAGATAAACCCGAACGGGAAAGTACCCGCGATAGTCGATAATGACAACGGCACGGCGGTTTTTGAGTCAGGAGCCATACTCATATATCTTGCCGACAAGTTCGGAAGCTTTCTTCCGCCCCTCGGAGACAGTAGCAGAACAACGTGCATCCAATGGCTCATGTTCCAGATGTCGGCTGTGGGGCCCATGCAGGGACAACTGAACGTCTTTTTAAAGTACGCCCCGGAAAAAATACCCTATGCCATAAAGAGATACACCGAGGAGACTAAAAGGCTCTACTCGATACTCGACGAAAGACTCTCTGAGGTGGAGTATCTTGCAGAAGAGTATTCGGTCGCCGACATAGCCACGTGGCCATGGATAAACGCTTACGACTGGGCGGAACTGGATCTCGGGGCTTTTCCGAATCTTATCAGGTGGCATGCCGAGGTTGGCGAAAGGCCCGCCGTGATAAGGGGAAACGGGATTCCCCCAAGCCCGAAGGAAGAGGAAACGGAAGAAGAGAGGATAAAGAGAATTCAGAAACTGCTTTCCTAG
- a CDS encoding sterol desaturase family protein translates to MTYIISAILVMSGFMGGAQLAYSKLYDWRIAEGDGSRLKDRYRNTAMNGTIAVALYLVAIVMFGELLIDWDAASTWYKPILVLLLYDFGYYWLHRLLHVRKVMQKVHWVHHMNLHPTAVDSLYLHPVEMIAGLAFLLISIVIVGPLGIGAFLAVLLLHTIINILHHTNLQLPYRLAWLANHWAASHDAHHSQGGNYGVITPVWDWIFGTRS, encoded by the coding sequence ATGACTTATATAATAAGCGCAATCCTAGTGATGAGCGGGTTTATGGGCGGGGCCCAGCTGGCCTACTCTAAGCTCTATGACTGGAGAATAGCCGAGGGAGACGGCAGTCGTCTCAAGGACCGTTACAGGAACACCGCAATGAACGGAACAATCGCCGTGGCGCTTTACCTTGTCGCGATCGTGATGTTCGGGGAACTCCTGATAGACTGGGATGCAGCTTCCACCTGGTACAAGCCTATCCTTGTCCTGCTGCTCTACGATTTCGGGTACTACTGGCTGCATCGTCTGCTGCATGTGCGGAAAGTCATGCAGAAAGTGCACTGGGTTCATCACATGAACCTGCATCCTACCGCCGTTGATTCCCTGTACCTGCACCCGGTGGAAATGATCGCGGGGCTGGCTTTCCTGCTAATCTCGATAGTGATAGTGGGCCCCTTGGGTATCGGAGCGTTTCTGGCGGTCCTTTTGCTCCATACCATCATCAACATACTGCATCATACGAACCTGCAGCTACCTTATCGTCTGGCATGGCTCGCGAACCACTGGGCCGCAAGTCACGATGCGCATCATAGCCAGGGAGGAAATTACGGAGTGATTACGCCCGTATGGGACTGGATATTCGGAACGCGCTCATAA
- a CDS encoding NAD-dependent epimerase/dehydratase family protein, whose translation MGLDIRNALIKDPVLVTGGCGFIGGAIVHALADEGRDVRVVSPHCHSFRSDVGFLNVDIRDLSALVRACRGCETVIHCASVVQTRNTARDEMWSVNYGGTVNVIEACRRAGIRKLVHISSASVVFEGRDIEAGDETLPYAKVSMSAYVDSKIEAERRVLEFAAEGVTRACALRPHLVFGPGDQRFLPNILKRADGAGIQEIGRREKLSDFVYVDNVVDAVLAAERALDSNGLVSGQAYFVTNAEPVPFFEFIERLLMASGYSPIGRRIPYWVAYAGAGIVEGFHAVMRRGLVPEDGLSRFAVRYLNTHHYFRIDKARRDLHWQPRISLAEGIERTADSLRDSA comes from the coding sequence ATGGGACTGGATATTCGGAACGCGCTCATAAAAGATCCCGTACTGGTAACCGGCGGATGCGGATTCATCGGAGGGGCAATTGTCCACGCATTGGCCGACGAGGGGCGGGATGTGCGGGTAGTCAGTCCGCATTGCCATTCGTTTCGCTCCGACGTGGGGTTCCTGAACGTGGATATCAGAGACCTCTCGGCCCTCGTCCGGGCCTGCCGCGGATGCGAGACGGTTATTCATTGCGCGTCCGTCGTACAGACCCGCAACACGGCACGGGATGAAATGTGGTCCGTGAACTACGGCGGGACGGTCAACGTGATAGAAGCATGCAGGAGGGCCGGCATACGCAAACTCGTGCATATCAGTTCGGCCAGCGTGGTTTTCGAGGGCAGGGATATCGAGGCCGGAGACGAGACCCTTCCCTACGCGAAAGTATCAATGAGCGCCTATGTGGACAGCAAGATAGAGGCGGAACGGCGTGTCCTGGAGTTCGCTGCAGAGGGCGTAACCCGGGCGTGCGCGCTGCGTCCTCACCTCGTCTTCGGTCCCGGAGACCAACGTTTCCTCCCGAACATCCTCAAACGGGCGGACGGGGCGGGTATCCAAGAAATCGGCCGGAGGGAGAAGCTGTCCGACTTCGTCTATGTTGACAATGTGGTCGATGCCGTGCTGGCCGCGGAACGGGCCCTTGACTCGAACGGGCTGGTATCCGGTCAGGCATATTTCGTGACGAACGCGGAGCCGGTCCCGTTTTTCGAGTTCATAGAACGCCTGCTTATGGCGTCAGGGTACAGTCCCATCGGACGACGTATTCCCTACTGGGTGGCGTACGCGGGAGCGGGCATTGTGGAGGGCTTCCATGCCGTGATGCGACGGGGTCTGGTCCCGGAGGACGGCCTGTCCCGGTTCGCGGTCCGCTACCTGAATACGCATCACTACTTCCGCATTGACAAGGCGCGCCGCGACCTGCATTGGCAACCCCGCATATCCCTTGCCGAGGGGATAGAACGCACGGCCGATTCGCTGCGCGATTCGGCGTAG
- a CDS encoding DUF1295 domain-containing protein: MLDINFFNHPLAGTPFGTALDLCLILAAMVWLLSVVTREYSWVDRLWSICPTIYCLIVAASVDFDVPRLNLILILVSLWGVRLTFNFARKGGYWKGGEDYRWGIVREKVGELRFQVINILFIAFGQMFIIWLFTAPVHLAWLGRDTSLTWIDGVSVTLFLVFLVGETIADEQMWAFQQAKKQKIAAGEEITQPFIKTGLFAFCRHPNYFCDISLWWVFYLFAVAATGQWLNWSGLGFIILTLLFVFTSKLVESISLERYPTYREYQESVPELMPFTRIGCLKVRNDNGTELLS, from the coding sequence ATGCTGGATATCAATTTTTTTAACCATCCACTCGCAGGTACACCGTTTGGTACAGCACTTGACCTGTGTCTGATCTTGGCGGCGATGGTGTGGCTATTGTCCGTGGTAACTCGCGAATACTCTTGGGTTGATCGGTTGTGGTCAATTTGTCCAACCATCTATTGCCTTATCGTTGCAGCAAGTGTTGACTTTGACGTGCCGCGTTTAAATCTCATATTGATTCTCGTATCGCTTTGGGGAGTTCGTCTCACATTCAACTTTGCGCGCAAGGGAGGTTATTGGAAAGGGGGTGAAGACTATCGATGGGGCATCGTACGCGAAAAAGTTGGCGAACTCAGGTTTCAAGTGATTAATATCCTGTTTATTGCGTTCGGGCAGATGTTCATAATTTGGTTGTTTACTGCTCCAGTGCATCTGGCATGGTTAGGACGCGATACGTCGCTTACTTGGATTGATGGAGTATCTGTAACTTTATTCCTGGTGTTCCTTGTTGGTGAAACCATTGCTGATGAGCAAATGTGGGCGTTTCAGCAGGCTAAGAAACAGAAGATCGCGGCAGGCGAGGAAATTACGCAACCATTTATCAAGACCGGCCTTTTTGCTTTTTGCCGCCATCCGAATTATTTTTGCGATATAAGCCTGTGGTGGGTGTTCTATCTCTTCGCCGTTGCGGCTACGGGGCAGTGGTTGAACTGGTCCGGGCTCGGCTTCATTATATTAACGTTGCTTTTCGTTTTTACTTCAAAGTTGGTAGAGTCGATTTCTCTTGAGAGGTATCCTACCTATCGAGAATATCAGGAATCGGTTCCAGAGCTAATGCCATTTACGCGGATAGGCTGCCTGAAGGTGCGAAACGACAATGGAACTGAGCTGCTCAGCTAA